A single window of Micrococcaceae bacterium Sec5.1 DNA harbors:
- a CDS encoding DUF58 domain-containing protein, whose amino-acid sequence MALVDRLPKHLFTSRGWGLLAAGVLSLVCAYIMGRRDLLTLAVFLLILPLVALAGVRVLKPKFQVYREFNPSTVETSTATTVRLAVARSTFSTGHVIMEEQLPPRFGDPPAFRFPARTATGGTSRYEYHLRSGKRGQFRIGPVTAEFSDPFGLSLRRHAIDDGDLLTVTPAAVELPVTGLAGARGNDGVTATRIRANPSDDDIMTREYRHGDPMRRVHWPATARHGQLMVRQEESVTTPEATIILDQRFAAFASGSSSVFSSHDDDSDLVTSPNFEWVVTAAMSISAHLAERNYSLRVLDAFGSPAFIRSPSAPDPGVEEFSGVAGLHAIAEGLAAIELSGPKHHWVDHHRAEHHRTGESSPEHEQRSPEPSGSTVHRLNGASEVPGQENVDSVFDDRLMDKLAAHRLRGPLLALLGNLTLAEAKALAPAAGYGANAFAIVVTDPQSNNESRNPDSRNHDSRNKDDVLETLRQGGWKAVSVTSKTPLTAAWSGFDEGGIVLAASAAMDVRRGAAVPR is encoded by the coding sequence ATGGCACTCGTGGATCGGCTCCCCAAGCATTTGTTCACCAGCCGCGGATGGGGATTGCTCGCCGCCGGGGTCCTCTCGCTTGTATGTGCGTACATCATGGGCAGGCGTGATCTCCTGACTCTGGCCGTATTTTTGTTGATCCTTCCCTTGGTTGCCCTGGCCGGTGTGCGGGTGTTGAAACCCAAGTTCCAGGTGTACCGGGAATTCAATCCCTCCACCGTGGAAACGTCCACCGCCACCACCGTTCGCCTGGCTGTTGCCAGGTCCACGTTCTCCACAGGCCACGTGATCATGGAGGAACAATTGCCTCCACGGTTCGGCGATCCGCCGGCTTTCCGCTTCCCGGCGCGGACTGCAACAGGCGGCACCAGCCGCTACGAATACCATCTGCGGTCCGGCAAGCGGGGACAGTTCCGTATAGGTCCTGTTACTGCCGAGTTCAGCGACCCCTTCGGCTTGTCGTTGCGGCGTCATGCCATCGACGACGGCGACCTCCTCACCGTGACGCCGGCCGCCGTCGAACTTCCCGTAACGGGACTCGCCGGGGCGCGTGGGAACGATGGCGTAACGGCCACCCGTATCAGGGCGAACCCCAGCGACGACGACATCATGACGCGCGAATACCGGCATGGGGATCCCATGCGCCGCGTCCACTGGCCCGCCACGGCGCGGCACGGACAGCTCATGGTCCGCCAGGAGGAATCGGTCACCACTCCGGAAGCCACCATCATCCTTGACCAACGTTTCGCGGCCTTCGCCTCCGGCAGTAGCTCGGTTTTCAGCTCGCACGACGACGACTCCGACCTCGTGACCAGCCCGAATTTTGAGTGGGTTGTAACAGCGGCGATGTCCATCAGCGCGCACTTGGCCGAACGGAACTACTCGCTGCGCGTCCTGGACGCCTTCGGTAGCCCGGCCTTCATTCGCTCGCCGTCGGCACCGGACCCGGGCGTGGAAGAGTTCAGTGGCGTCGCCGGCCTTCATGCCATTGCCGAAGGCTTGGCCGCCATTGAATTGAGCGGACCAAAACACCACTGGGTTGACCACCACAGGGCTGAACACCACCGCACGGGAGAAAGTAGTCCGGAGCATGAACAGCGCTCCCCTGAACCCTCTGGTTCTACGGTTCACCGTCTAAATGGGGCATCGGAGGTACCGGGCCAGGAAAACGTTGATTCCGTCTTCGACGACCGCCTGATGGACAAGCTCGCCGCACATCGTTTGCGCGGCCCGCTCCTTGCCTTGCTTGGCAACCTGACCCTGGCCGAGGCCAAGGCCCTTGCTCCAGCGGCCGGCTATGGCGCCAACGCCTTCGCGATAGTAGTTACGGACCCTCAAAGCAATAACGAGTCCCGCAACCCGGACTCCCGCAACCATGACTCCCGCAACAAGGACGATGTCCTGGAAACCTTGAGGCAAGGCGGCTGGAAAGCTGTCTCCGTCACGTCCAAGACACCACTGACGGCAGCCTGGTCCGGCTTCGACGAAGGCGGAATAGTCCTAGCCGCCAGTGCGGCAATGGACGTACGGCGCGGAGCGGCGGTGCCACGATGA
- a CDS encoding AAA family ATPase yields the protein MESKRQVTVEPTRLQGEAYSALPRDAAALNGHKPQVMDAERFHDASERILASISKVIDGKADAAKLALTVLLAQGHLLLEDVPGVGKTLLAKTLARTVDCTVSRIQFTPDLLPSDVTGVSIYNQSSRQFEFRPGAVFANIVIGDEINRASAKTQSALLECMEEHQVTVDGHSYQLGLPFMVVATQNPIEMEGTYPLPEAQRDRFMARISMGYPDRDAEIEMLETHQASSPLINVTPVVTAADVAAMIAAVQQVYVSTAIKEYTVAIGRATRESARLRLGASPRSLLQLLRAAKATAALDGRDFVLPDDVVDVVESVLAHRIILDRKAASSGDTPQTVLRGILASLPVAQEPPGAWRRDKQSA from the coding sequence ATGGAGTCCAAGCGACAAGTCACCGTTGAACCTACCCGACTTCAGGGCGAGGCGTACAGTGCGCTGCCCCGGGACGCCGCGGCGCTCAACGGACACAAGCCGCAGGTCATGGACGCGGAACGTTTCCACGATGCCAGCGAGCGCATCCTGGCATCCATCAGCAAGGTCATCGATGGCAAGGCAGATGCAGCAAAGCTTGCACTGACGGTTCTCCTGGCCCAGGGCCATCTCCTGCTGGAGGATGTGCCCGGGGTTGGCAAGACCCTGCTGGCAAAGACACTGGCCCGGACCGTGGACTGCACAGTGTCCCGTATCCAGTTCACCCCGGACCTTTTGCCCTCTGATGTGACGGGCGTGTCCATCTACAATCAGTCTTCGCGGCAGTTCGAGTTCCGGCCGGGTGCCGTGTTCGCAAACATCGTGATCGGCGACGAAATCAACCGCGCCTCGGCCAAGACCCAGTCCGCGCTCCTGGAGTGCATGGAAGAGCATCAGGTGACGGTGGACGGGCATTCGTACCAGCTGGGATTGCCTTTCATGGTGGTGGCAACGCAGAATCCCATCGAAATGGAGGGCACCTATCCACTGCCCGAGGCCCAGCGCGACCGCTTCATGGCCAGGATTTCCATGGGCTATCCGGACAGGGATGCCGAGATCGAGATGCTGGAAACGCATCAGGCGTCCTCTCCTTTGATCAACGTAACCCCGGTGGTCACAGCGGCCGATGTGGCAGCCATGATTGCAGCCGTCCAGCAGGTTTACGTGTCCACGGCCATCAAGGAATACACGGTTGCCATTGGCCGGGCCACCCGTGAAAGTGCCCGCCTTCGACTCGGCGCCAGTCCGCGGTCCTTGCTGCAGTTGCTGCGCGCCGCGAAGGCTACGGCAGCTTTGGATGGACGCGATTTTGTTCTTCCCGACGACGTCGTGGACGTGGTCGAATCGGTACTCGCCCACCGCATCATCCTGGACCGGAAGGCCGCGAGTTCCGGCGATACTCCCCAAACCGTCCTGCGTGGCATCCTCGCTTCCCTCCCGGTCGCCCAGGAGCCGCCTGGCGCGTGGCGCAGGGACAAGCAAAGCGCATAG
- a CDS encoding TatD family hydrolase: protein MCNSLAPAPYRASSDATEASDSRKEYPPAPEPLPVPVMDNHTHLDFRHGLIEVGVGDAMDAAEAVGVQGAIQVGCDLESSRFTVQAVQADARLLGAVAIHPNDAPAYAGRGELESALAEIEELARHPRIRAIGETGLDFFRTHGEGLTHQRYSFRRHIDIAKRLGLTLQIHDRDAHDDVVQVLNEEGAPERVVFHCFSGDEELARICNDNGWYMSFAGTMTFKNAGNLRAALAIAEPSRILVETDSPFLTPHPYRGRPNASYMVPYTVRSMAEVTEDDLSELCARLAQNTVNAYGSWG from the coding sequence ATGTGCAATTCCCTCGCCCCCGCTCCCTACCGCGCGTCCTCTGATGCAACAGAAGCATCGGATTCCCGCAAAGAGTACCCGCCAGCCCCGGAACCGCTTCCCGTCCCTGTGATGGACAACCACACCCACTTGGACTTCCGGCACGGTTTGATCGAAGTCGGCGTTGGGGATGCCATGGATGCCGCCGAAGCTGTTGGTGTCCAAGGGGCGATCCAGGTTGGCTGCGACCTGGAATCCTCGCGCTTCACGGTACAAGCTGTCCAGGCCGATGCCCGCCTGCTGGGAGCCGTTGCCATCCACCCCAACGACGCACCCGCCTACGCGGGGCGGGGGGAACTGGAATCGGCGCTGGCAGAGATCGAGGAACTGGCCCGCCACCCACGGATCCGTGCCATCGGCGAGACAGGATTGGACTTCTTCCGAACCCACGGTGAGGGCCTGACACATCAGCGGTATTCCTTCCGGAGGCACATCGACATCGCCAAGCGGCTTGGCCTCACGCTGCAGATCCACGACCGCGACGCCCACGATGACGTGGTGCAGGTGCTGAACGAGGAAGGCGCCCCTGAGCGGGTGGTTTTCCACTGCTTCTCCGGCGACGAGGAACTGGCCCGCATCTGCAATGACAATGGCTGGTACATGTCCTTTGCAGGGACTATGACGTTCAAGAATGCGGGCAACCTCAGGGCAGCGTTGGCTATTGCCGAGCCCAGCCGGATTCTGGTGGAAACAGATTCGCCATTCCTCACGCCACACCCGTACCGTGGCCGGCCAAATGCGAGTTACATGGTGCCATACACCGTTCGCTCGATGGCGGAAGTGACAGAAGATGACCTTTCGGAACTTTGCGCCAGGCTTGCTCAAAATACCGTAAATGCCTACGGATCGTGGGGCTGA
- a CDS encoding transglycosylase family protein: MIKFFTTDGKFSFLKVGAQLLVVVALVVGVVAFVGNNKTITLNVDGKVSSIQTFGGTVDQVVKAAKVELKDADRVSPDLDTQVENGSVVNINLAKAVSIELDGARKTVNTNAPDVAGLVSELGVASSSEISQPKDASLAVTGSFVSISTPKTISLVADGKDTSTTTTAPDVATVLKDAGVTLGASDRVSQPGNAPVIQDMVIKVSRVDTSKTADATEEVPFESVSTDSADLYKGDEKVTQKGVAGSVVKTFKLVLVDGREASRTLVSSNVTTQPVTEKIAVGTKARPVAAKAATSSGPTGAPNEAMWDRIAQCESGGNWSINSGNGYYGGLQFSSPTWLANGGGAYAPTANLATKAQQIDIANRLYARNGLSDWGCAHAA; this comes from the coding sequence GTGATCAAGTTCTTCACAACGGATGGCAAGTTCAGCTTTCTCAAAGTCGGTGCCCAGTTGCTGGTTGTTGTAGCACTGGTGGTCGGTGTAGTCGCCTTCGTCGGCAACAACAAGACAATCACCCTGAATGTTGACGGCAAGGTGAGCTCCATCCAGACCTTCGGCGGCACAGTTGACCAGGTGGTCAAAGCAGCCAAGGTCGAGTTGAAGGACGCAGACCGTGTTTCACCGGACCTTGATACCCAGGTGGAAAACGGCTCGGTGGTCAATATCAACCTCGCCAAGGCCGTCTCCATCGAATTGGACGGCGCCCGCAAGACCGTCAACACCAACGCGCCGGACGTCGCCGGCTTGGTGAGTGAACTGGGAGTCGCTAGCTCCTCCGAAATCTCCCAGCCGAAGGACGCCTCCCTGGCTGTTACCGGCTCCTTCGTTTCCATCTCCACGCCCAAGACGATCAGCTTGGTAGCTGACGGCAAGGACACCAGCACCACCACGACGGCGCCCGACGTCGCCACCGTCCTGAAGGACGCCGGAGTCACCTTGGGTGCCAGCGACCGCGTCTCCCAGCCCGGCAACGCACCGGTCATCCAGGACATGGTGATCAAGGTCTCCCGGGTGGACACCAGCAAGACCGCCGACGCCACTGAGGAAGTGCCGTTCGAAAGCGTCAGCACCGATAGTGCCGATCTCTACAAGGGCGACGAAAAAGTGACCCAAAAGGGCGTTGCAGGTTCCGTTGTGAAGACGTTCAAGCTGGTCCTGGTGGATGGCCGGGAAGCTTCCCGCACCCTTGTATCCAGCAATGTCACCACCCAGCCCGTCACCGAAAAGATCGCGGTCGGAACCAAGGCCCGCCCCGTCGCTGCCAAGGCTGCCACGTCCAGTGGTCCCACCGGCGCCCCGAACGAAGCCATGTGGGACAGGATCGCCCAGTGTGAGTCCGGCGGAAACTGGTCCATCAACTCCGGCAACGGATACTACGGCGGACTGCAGTTCTCCAGCCCCACGTGGTTGGCCAATGGCGGCGGCGCCTACGCCCCCACCGCCAACCTTGCGACCAAAGCACAGCAGATTGATATCGCCAACCGCCTCTACGCCAGGAACGGCCTCAGCGACTGGGGCTGCGCGCACGCAGCCTGA
- the rsmA gene encoding 16S rRNA (adenine(1518)-N(6)/adenine(1519)-N(6))-dimethyltransferase RsmA produces MTEPNSEPSAVVPLMGATDIRRLAEEIGVRPTKTLGQNFVIDGNTIRRIVSAANIDAGETVLEVGPGLGSLTLGLLDAARTVVAVEIDPVLARKLPETVRAWRPESEENFHLVLSDAMRVTELPVQPTALVANLPYNVAVPVVLHLLQHFPSLQHGLVMVQDEVADRLAATPGSKIYGVPSVKAAWYGHMRKAGVIGMNVFWPAPKIHSGLVAFTRHDPPATHATREQVFAVIDAAFAQRRKTLRAALAGWAGSAAEAERCLVAAGVDPTARGEVLDIAAYVRIAEARHPADA; encoded by the coding sequence GTGACTGAACCGAATTCCGAACCCTCCGCCGTCGTGCCTTTGATGGGCGCCACAGATATCCGACGGTTAGCCGAGGAAATCGGTGTCCGCCCCACCAAGACGTTGGGCCAGAACTTTGTCATTGACGGTAATACGATCCGCAGGATTGTCTCAGCCGCCAATATCGACGCCGGGGAAACCGTCCTTGAGGTGGGTCCAGGTCTGGGCTCCCTGACGCTTGGCCTGCTGGACGCGGCGCGCACTGTTGTTGCAGTCGAAATCGATCCCGTGCTCGCCAGGAAGCTCCCCGAAACTGTTCGTGCATGGCGGCCCGAGTCTGAAGAAAACTTCCACCTGGTCCTCTCGGACGCCATGAGGGTGACGGAACTGCCAGTGCAACCGACAGCACTGGTGGCCAACCTCCCGTATAACGTGGCCGTCCCCGTGGTGCTTCACTTGCTGCAACACTTCCCGAGCCTGCAGCATGGCCTGGTCATGGTGCAGGATGAGGTCGCAGACCGCCTGGCAGCAACTCCCGGTAGCAAGATCTACGGCGTGCCCTCGGTCAAGGCTGCCTGGTACGGGCACATGCGCAAGGCCGGCGTGATCGGCATGAACGTGTTTTGGCCTGCTCCAAAGATCCACTCAGGACTCGTTGCCTTTACCCGTCATGACCCACCCGCCACCCACGCCACCCGGGAGCAAGTGTTTGCTGTCATTGACGCCGCGTTTGCCCAGCGTCGTAAGACCCTCCGTGCAGCGTTGGCTGGATGGGCAGGCAGTGCGGCAGAGGCCGAACGGTGCCTCGTCGCCGCAGGCGTTGATCCCACAGCCCGGGGCGAGGTCCTGGACATCGCTGCCTACGTCCGGATTGCCGAAGCCCGCCACCCAGCGGACGCATGA
- a CDS encoding 4-(cytidine 5'-diphospho)-2-C-methyl-D-erythritol kinase: MSPNTRKPSGLPYAGDRFHARTVRVKAPGKINVSLSVGPLRPDGYHSVASVYLAVSLYEEVAATSTEAEGITVSISPKSTLDLDGVDIPLDESNLAYKAAAIMAELSEKPTGVHLEITKRVPVAGGMGGGSADAAATLLACDALWNSGLSREELAHLAAELGADVPFSLLGGTAVGLGVGDKLSPALAKAQMDWVLVFADYGLSTPDVFHTLDGLRDSEGVEIPEPVDVDPTILQALRHGDPEALSRVLINDLQRASIALAPQLRDTIGLGEARGALAGMVSGSGPTIALLARDSVSASVLAEELTHRGHTAVAVHGPVPGARIISDTLL; the protein is encoded by the coding sequence ATGAGTCCGAACACCCGCAAACCCAGCGGCCTGCCATACGCAGGCGATCGCTTCCATGCCCGAACGGTCCGGGTCAAAGCGCCCGGGAAGATCAACGTTTCCCTGAGCGTTGGTCCGTTGCGCCCTGACGGCTACCACTCCGTGGCAAGCGTCTACCTGGCCGTTTCCTTGTACGAGGAAGTGGCGGCCACCAGCACCGAAGCTGAGGGAATTACCGTCAGCATCAGCCCCAAAAGCACGCTGGACCTGGACGGCGTCGACATTCCCCTGGACGAAAGCAACTTGGCCTACAAGGCCGCAGCCATCATGGCAGAGCTGTCCGAGAAACCAACCGGCGTCCACCTTGAAATCACCAAACGCGTGCCGGTTGCCGGAGGTATGGGTGGGGGCTCCGCCGACGCCGCCGCTACGTTGCTTGCCTGCGATGCCCTGTGGAACAGCGGCCTTTCCCGCGAGGAACTTGCCCACCTGGCAGCCGAACTGGGCGCGGACGTTCCGTTCTCGCTCCTGGGCGGGACCGCCGTCGGACTCGGTGTTGGCGACAAATTGTCACCCGCGCTTGCGAAGGCACAAATGGACTGGGTGCTGGTATTTGCCGACTATGGCCTCTCCACGCCAGACGTTTTCCACACGCTGGACGGACTTCGCGACTCCGAGGGCGTGGAAATCCCCGAACCCGTAGACGTTGACCCCACAATCCTCCAGGCCCTGCGCCACGGAGATCCCGAGGCCCTCAGCCGGGTGCTGATCAATGACCTCCAGCGGGCATCCATCGCCCTGGCCCCACAGCTCCGGGACACCATCGGCCTGGGCGAAGCTCGCGGCGCCCTGGCAGGCATGGTGTCCGGATCCGGGCCCACCATCGCACTGCTTGCCAGGGACTCGGTGTCCGCCAGCGTCCTCGCTGAAGAGCTGACCCATCGAGGCCACACAGCAGTCGCCGTCCACGGACCCGTGCCCGGCGCCCGGATCATCTCCGATACCCTCCTTTAG
- a CDS encoding ABC-F family ATP-binding cassette domain-containing protein — MAHLLGGENLTVSFATRTVLDGVTLGLEDGDRIGMVGRNGDGKSTLMRLLALRSTPDSGRVTKRGDVNVGYLDQGDVLDGDLTVGAAIVGDRADHEWAANPKIREVMGGLVGDVDWHANVHALSGGQKRRVALAKLLIEDHDVIMLDEPTNHLDVEGVAWLAKHLKTRWRANQGAFLVVTHDRWFLDEVCNYTWEVHDAMVDMFDGGYAAYVLARAERDRTAAVVEGKRQQLVKKELAWLRRGAPARTAKPKFRIEAANDLIADVPDPRDSVALSKMATARLGKDVLDLENVTLDFVDGADGQKLFDNITLRLAPGERLGLVGVNGAGKSTLLKLLNGEIQPTSGKVKRGKTVVTAVLTQDVKELDDVSDLRVIEVIEREKRSFSVGGKEFTAGQLVEQLGFTKEKQWTPVSDLSGGERRRLQLLRLLVGEPNVLMLDEPTNDLDTDTLAAVEDVLDGWPGTLVVVSHDRYLLERVTDNQMALLGDAKLRGLPGGVDQYLELREAALASGAVGGGSGAPTSASGGASAPVASGASEAEKREARKDLNRIDRQLGKIAQQEEKLHTQMAAKSESGDFDALGELNAKLQELLDEKEGLELEWLEAAEILGE; from the coding sequence TTGGCCCACCTGCTTGGCGGCGAAAACCTCACCGTTTCGTTCGCGACCCGCACTGTCCTCGACGGCGTCACCCTCGGTTTGGAGGATGGCGACCGCATCGGCATGGTCGGCCGCAACGGTGACGGAAAATCAACCCTCATGCGTTTGCTCGCCTTGCGCTCGACGCCCGACTCCGGCCGCGTCACCAAACGCGGGGACGTCAACGTCGGCTACCTCGACCAAGGCGACGTGCTCGACGGCGACCTGACAGTCGGCGCTGCAATTGTCGGCGACCGCGCGGACCACGAATGGGCGGCCAACCCCAAGATCCGCGAAGTCATGGGCGGGCTGGTAGGGGACGTCGATTGGCACGCCAACGTCCATGCCCTCTCAGGCGGGCAGAAGCGCCGTGTCGCGCTGGCCAAGCTCCTCATTGAAGACCACGACGTCATCATGCTGGACGAACCCACCAACCACCTCGACGTCGAGGGCGTCGCCTGGCTGGCAAAGCACCTCAAGACCCGCTGGCGCGCCAACCAAGGCGCGTTCCTGGTGGTCACCCACGATCGCTGGTTCCTTGACGAAGTTTGCAACTACACGTGGGAAGTCCACGACGCGATGGTGGACATGTTCGACGGCGGATACGCCGCCTACGTTTTGGCGCGCGCCGAGCGCGACCGGACGGCCGCCGTCGTCGAAGGTAAACGCCAGCAGCTCGTCAAAAAGGAACTGGCCTGGCTCAGGCGCGGCGCCCCGGCCCGGACTGCCAAGCCCAAGTTCCGGATCGAAGCCGCCAACGACCTCATTGCAGACGTACCGGATCCCCGGGACTCCGTAGCGCTCAGCAAGATGGCCACCGCGCGGCTGGGCAAGGATGTGCTGGACCTCGAGAACGTGACCCTTGATTTTGTCGACGGGGCGGACGGGCAGAAACTCTTCGACAACATCACCCTGCGGCTCGCCCCTGGCGAACGACTTGGTTTGGTGGGCGTCAACGGGGCTGGCAAGTCCACGCTGCTCAAGCTTCTCAACGGCGAAATCCAGCCCACGTCAGGGAAAGTCAAACGCGGCAAAACCGTGGTCACCGCCGTGCTCACCCAGGACGTGAAGGAGCTCGACGACGTCTCGGATCTGCGCGTCATTGAGGTCATCGAGCGGGAAAAGCGGTCCTTCAGCGTAGGCGGTAAGGAATTCACCGCCGGCCAGCTCGTGGAGCAGCTCGGGTTCACCAAGGAAAAGCAGTGGACACCCGTCAGCGACCTCTCCGGTGGTGAACGCCGTCGACTCCAACTCCTGCGCCTGCTGGTAGGGGAGCCCAACGTACTCATGCTCGACGAGCCCACCAACGACCTCGATACTGACACCCTGGCCGCCGTCGAAGACGTCCTGGACGGTTGGCCCGGCACGCTGGTTGTGGTGAGCCACGACAGGTACCTCCTGGAACGCGTCACGGACAACCAGATGGCCCTCCTTGGCGATGCCAAACTCCGCGGCTTGCCCGGCGGTGTGGACCAATACCTCGAACTGCGCGAGGCGGCACTTGCTTCCGGCGCCGTTGGCGGCGGCTCGGGTGCTCCCACTTCTGCGAGTGGCGGTGCTTCTGCACCCGTTGCTTCAGGCGCCAGCGAAGCCGAAAAGCGTGAAGCCCGCAAGGACCTCAACAGGATCGACCGCCAACTCGGCAAGATCGCACAGCAGGAGGAAAAGCTCCACACCCAAATGGCCGCGAAGTCCGAATCCGGCGACTTCGACGCGCTGGGCGAACTCAACGCAAAGCTCCAGGAACTCCTGGACGAGAAAGAAGGCCTGGAGCTCGAATGGCTCGAGGCCGCCGAAATCCTCGGCGAGTAG
- a CDS encoding IS3 family transposase (programmed frameshift), whose amino-acid sequence MTTPRRKYDAAFREDAVRLVLSTNRSVKQVAEEIGVKESTLGNWLHRHRESHQGAAPVLPEERGPVPWDEHRKALAENERLKAEVEFLGKSQRLLCREAKVEDFYEFIEAEKANYSVVWLCRALKVSRASFYRWRAPAGPSPRAVRHEDLVTAVTGLYEKENGRAGRDQLTLLLNAAGTKVSAPTVGAIMREKGLRAIRTRAWKRTTVQDPQAKTAHIENHMLDEQGKRDFTSAVPGTRLVGDITYLRTGEGWLYLATVIDLFSGMVIGWSMAAHMRASLCTAALQMARNHGRFAEHGVVFHSDRGTQYTSDEFQEWCGQNGVTQSMGKVGVCWDNAVAENFFSHLKTEFYHHHGFGSRLAARTGVMDYIEGWYNRRRPNRRAGGIPPAAAHENHHNRAQEPLAA is encoded by the exons ATGACCACGCCCAGAAGAAAATACGATGCCGCTTTCCGTGAGGATGCTGTGCGGCTTGTTTTGTCCACGAACCGGTCGGTGAAACAGGTCGCCGAGGAGATCGGGGTGAAGGAAAGCACGCTGGGGAACTGGCTGCACAGGCATCGAGAGAGCCACCAGGGCGCCGCGCCGGTCCTGCCTGAAGAACGGGGGCCGGTGCCGTGGGACGAGCACCGGAAGGCACTGGCCGAAAATGAGCGGTTGAAGGCCGAGGTCGAGTTCCTGG GGAAAAGTCAGCGCCTTCTTTGCCGCGAAGCAAAAGTAGAGGACTTCTACGAGTTCATCGAAGCGGAGAAGGCCAACTATTCCGTGGTGTGGCTGTGCCGGGCGTTGAAGGTCTCCCGGGCCTCGTTCTACCGGTGGCGCGCCCCTGCCGGGCCCTCACCGCGTGCCGTGCGGCATGAGGATCTGGTCACCGCGGTTACCGGCCTGTACGAGAAGGAAAATGGCCGTGCCGGCCGTGACCAGCTGACGCTTTTGCTCAACGCGGCCGGGACCAAGGTCTCCGCCCCCACCGTCGGGGCGATCATGCGAGAAAAGGGCCTGCGGGCCATCCGAACCCGGGCCTGGAAGAGGACCACGGTCCAGGACCCGCAAGCCAAGACCGCCCACATCGAGAACCACATGCTCGATGAACAGGGCAAACGCGACTTCACCTCCGCAGTGCCCGGGACCCGTCTGGTCGGAGACATCACCTACCTGCGCACCGGCGAGGGCTGGCTTTATCTGGCCACCGTCATCGACCTGTTTTCGGGCATGGTCATCGGCTGGTCCATGGCTGCCCACATGCGGGCAAGCCTGTGCACCGCAGCCCTGCAGATGGCACGGAACCACGGCCGTTTCGCCGAGCATGGTGTGGTGTTCCACTCCGACCGTGGCACCCAATACACCTCTGACGAATTCCAAGAATGGTGCGGCCAGAACGGGGTCACCCAGTCCATGGGCAAGGTCGGGGTGTGCTGGGACAACGCGGTCGCCGAGAACTTCTTCTCCCACCTCAAAACCGAGTTCTACCACCACCACGGATTCGGCTCCAGACTCGCAGCCCGGACCGGAGTGATGGACTACATCGAAGGCTGGTACAACCGCCGCCGTCCCAACCGCAGGGCCGGCGGCATCCCACC